CCGCACCACGCGGGTGTCCTCGTTCAGGCGCAGGATGGTCCGATCGGGAAGCCCGCTTCGGCGATCGAACCAGATCTCGACCGGCACGCCGCCGCGCGGGACGGCCTGCACGACGGCGAACGCGCGACCGCCTTGCGAACGCAAGGCCGGCGCCGTCAACCTGCCCACGAGACGGTTCGGCGCGCACCAGCCGCGGCGATCGAACCAGGCGTCGGTGGCGGCGACGGCGCGGGCGTGCACGGCGTCGTAGCGGTGAACCGTGCCGGACCAATCGCTGATCCACGCCGTCGTCCCGTCGGAGCCCATCGTTTCACCGAGCCCCGCTACGTCGAAACGCCGCACGAACTGGCCGCTTCGGAGATCGCTCAACTCGGTGAACGGGCCGCGCAGGAAGCCGAGCATATCGATCGTTCCGTGCAGCGCGACGGCGGCGTGCGCAGCACGCGCGCACGCCGCGCCTCCGCGTTCGCCGGCCGCGGCGCCGCGGTCTCCGCACAACAGGAGGAGGACCGAGACGGCGAAGATCGTCAACCGCACCGGTTTGGAATCCGGAGATACGCTCAGCGCAGCCGGCCCGCGCGGACGCTGTAGAGCAGCGTGTAGCTGCGCGGCGCGAGCAGCGTCGGAACCGGGACGTACGTGCCGCCGCCGCGCAGCGAGAGCGGCTGCGCGAACTCGTTCGTCGAGAAGAGCCCGGTATCGGCGTTGAAGAGGTTGTTCGCGAACAACGTGAGCCGGCCGCGCCGCGCCGTCCAGGTGACCCCGGCGGCGACCTGCACGTACGAGCCGAGCGCGTTTCCGTTGTTCGCGGAGACCCAGGTCCCGTTGACGACCCACTCCAGCGCCGCCTTGCGCTGTTGCGCGTCGATCAGCAGTCCCGCTTTGTGGAGCGGGCGGAACGGAAGCTGCGCGCCGACCGCATACGGGCTGCCCGCGTAGAGCAGGCGCGGATCCGCCGATGCGAGCACCGCGCCGTTCACGGAGTAGCTCGGCAACGCGATCACCGCGCGACCAAGCACGATTTGTCCCGAGGCGTCGAAGCCGCGGTAGCGCACCGTCGTCCCGGCGATCTGCTCGGCGACGTAGATGCGGCTCGGGTCGAACGCCTGCGCCCCGCAGATCGCGCCGCTGTGCCAAAACGCCGCGAGCTGATCGACATAGGTTGCCGGCACCGCGCCGGCCGGAAGCGCGAGGAGCGGAAACTGCGCCTGCAGCGTCCCGTTGCGGTCGGTGACGTCGTACGCGTTCACGCGGACGCTCCCGCGGCGCCCGCGCCGGCTGTAGTTGAAGCTCGCCGCGCTCTGCGAGCCCGCGGCCGGGACGTCGGAAGGACCGTTGACGCGGACCTCGCTCGCGCCGCAGTCGTACTGGGCAGCGGCCGGGTCGGCGAACAATCCGCCGGCGCGATATTCCGAGCCGTTCCCGTAGTTCCCGAGCCCGAACGAGATCGTCTCCTGCTTCGAGGGCGTCAGCGCGACGTTGACGTCGGCGGCGCGGCGCGACTGAGCCAGGCTCACGTTCTGGCCGTAGCCGAGCGTCGCGCTCCAGCGGTCGGAGAACTTCACGGTGTCGGCGAGCACAGAATAGCCGTAACGGCTGTCGTTCTCGGTCGTGCCCTGAAAGCGCCCGCTCGCGATCGTGTGACCGCGCCCGGCGAACGTGCCGAAGTTCAGGATCAGCGTGTGGCGGTGGATCGCAACGGTCTCGTAGGTGAAGACGCCCGCGCCGTGTCCCGCCAAGTCGGACCGGTACGGCGACGGAATTCCGCCGACCACGCGGCCGAGCTCGCTGTCGACGTAGCCGTACGCGTTCGAGAACGCGTTGACGTTCACGATGACGTTTCCGATCTGACCTTGCATTCCGAACGTCTGCTGACCGCTCGTCCCGCGGATCGTCCCGCCGGGGCCGTACCCGCACGGCAGCAAGGTGACGAACTGGTCGCATAACGGCGAGGAGCGATTCGTCCCGCCGAGATAGCCGCCGGTCAGCGTAACGTGGCCGACCGGGTAGCGCAGCTTGAAGAAATCGCCGGTGCGGTCGAACGCGCCGTCGTGCACGTAGTCGAGCCCGCTGGTGTCTTCGAAACGCAAGCCGGTGAGGATGCTGTCGCCGCCGCGCACGGCGTGCTGCAGCGCGATCCCGAGCTTGTGATAGGAACCGCTCAGCGAGAGTTGCGCAGCGGTGTGCTCGTAGGTGCCGTACGACGCGGACGCCTGCGTCTGCCAGGTCTTCGTCGGCTCCAAGGTCCGGAAATTGACCGCGCCGCCGATCCCGGTGCCGTTGTTCCCGCTGCTCACGCTGACGCCGGTCGACAAGTCGGCGGCGACCGACTGCAGCGTCGCCGCGCCGCCGCCGAGCAGCGGCGTGCCGCCCGCGCTCGCAAGGGTTTGCGAAGGGTCCATGTTGCGCAGCGAAATCGAAAGCGTACCGAGCTGCTGGTCCTGCGTGACGGAGATTCCGCCGATCTTGTCGAGCGCGTCGGAAAGGTTCTCCGAGATGCGGCGGATCGGATTGCCTTCGTCGACGTCGACGCTCGAGATCGAGACCGCCGGGCGCGCGCGCACGCGGCCGATCTCTTTCAGCTGTTCCGGCGCCGGGGTCGCGGACGCGTTCGGCGGCGCGGGCTTCTTCGCGGCCGCCCGCTCGAGGGTGATCTCGACGACCTTGCGCTCGCCCGCGAGCGCTTCGACGTCGTCCGCGTCGACGCCGGCGTAGCCGCTCAGCACGACGCGCAATCGGTAGAGCCCAGGTTCGACGTCGGTGAAGCGGACGCGGCCGTCGTGCGGGGTCAGCGCCGACCCGGTCAACGCGCCGCTGATGAACACGCGTGCGTCGGCGAGCGGTTTCCCCGCCGCGTCGGTGACGCGGACTTCGATCTCGGAAGGCGCGCTCTGCGCGTGCGCCGCCGAAGGCAGCGCGAGCGCGAGCGCACAGAACAGCACTGCGACATACGTCGCGAGAAAAGAACGCCCACGCATCGTGCTCATCGCTTCGGCTCCGGCTGCAACGGGCCTCGTCCCATTCCGTACGTTTACAGTGCGGCGATCGCGTGACCGTGCTCAGTGCAGGCGCGGCGAGGCGGCGGCGAAGCGGCGGACGAGCACGTCGACGTTGGTGATCGCGGTGCCGACGACGACCGCGTTCGCGCCGGCGGCGAACGCCGCGCGCACGTCGTCCGGCGCCGCTACGCCGCCTTCGCAGATCGCGAACGCGCCGCTCGCCGCGCACGCGCGCACGAGCTCGAGCGCGGGAAGCGGCGTGCCGCGCGTTTGGTCCGTGTAGCCGCACAACGTCGTCGCGACGATCTCCGCGCCCGCCGCAACGGCGTGGGCTATGTCGTCGGCCGCCGCGCAGTCCGCCATCGCAAGCGCGCCGCGCGCGTGAACGGAAGCCACCATTGCGGCGACGTCGCGGCCGCTCGGACGCGGGCGACCGGTTGCGTCGAACGCGACGATCTCCGCGCCCGCGGCGACCGCTTCGGCGACCTCGCGCTCGCTCGCGGTGATGTACGGTTCGAACCCCGCGTACGCGCGCTTGACGATGCCGACGATCGGAACCGCGACCGCGCGCCGCACGGCGGCGATGCGCGCCAGCCCTTCGACGCGGACCGCGGCGGCGCCGTTCGCCACCGCGACGCGGCTGAGCAGCGCGATCGTCTCCGGTGTGTTGAGCGGCGAGTCGGTTTCGGCTTGCACCGAGACGATCAGCGCGCCGCGCAACGCGTCGAGCACCTCGGCCGGAGGGCGACGACGAACGGGCATCAGCCTTCGAGGATGCGGTCGGGGACCGCCAAGCCGGCGTCGGCGAACGCGAGCAGGGCGGCGCCGATCGCGGGATCGTAGCGCGGCGTCACCGCGCGCGCGCGCGGCGCGAGCTCGGCGAGCCGTTCGCGCGCGCGCGCGAAGAACGCTTCGTTGACGAACGCGCCGCCGGCGAACGCGACCGGCACGTCGCGCGCGCCGAGATCGAGCCGCGCGAGCGCCGTCGCGGCGAGCGCGGCGAGCGCCGAGGCTGCCTCGCCGACGATCGCCGACGCGCCGGCGTCGCCGAGCCGCGCGGCATCGTGCACGAGGCGCGCGAAACCCGCCAGCTCCGCGCGCGAGACGCGCCCGAGCAGCGCCGCGGTCGCCAAATCGCGCAAGTTGCGGCGGTCGAAGTACGACAGCGCCGCCTCGCCGAGCGGGCTGCGCGCGCCGCGGTCCGCTTCGGCCATCGCGTGCGCGAGGCCGTCGCGCGCGACCGCGAACGCGCTCCCTTCGTCGCCGAACAGAAAGCCCCAGCCGCCGACGCGCACCGACGTTCCGTCCGCGGCTTCGCCGTACGCCACCGAGCCGGTTCCGGCGATCACGACGACCGCCGGCCGCGCGTGAACCGCGCCGGCGAGCGCGATCGGCGCGTCGTGCTGCACGCGCACGACCGGCGCGGCGAACTGCGGCTGCGCGCCGTCGAAGTGCGCGTCGTAGCCGGAGAGTCCCGCGTGCACCGCCTCGAAGCGCGTCGCGCGCGGCAAGCCGGCCGCGTCGAGCGCGCGCATCAGCGCGTCGTTCGACGCGTCGGCGAACTTGCGTGAACCGGGCGGCTCGTCGACGTGATCGGCCGGTCCGCCTCGCCCGCGGCCGCGCACCACGCCGTCCTGATCGACGATCACCGCCGTCGTGTGCGACTGCCCCCCGTCGATCCCCGCGACGAGCTTCACGGCGCGAGCGATTCCGCGAACGCGTCGGCAGCGGCTTCGCGCGCGGTTCGGTTCGCGATGCGCAGAACCTCGCCGATCGCCTCGCGATGATGGTACAGCTCGTGCGCGATCGCGCGATCGAGCGCGTCGCGCACGATGCACGACGAGCCGGCCGGCAGCGCGCGCTCGTTGATGCGAATCACCGGGCCGTCGGGATCGTACTCCGCCACCAGCGTCGCGGCGCCCCAGTCGCCGAGGTCGGCGACTTCGACCCGCACGCCGTACGCATCGGCGAGCGCGCGCGGGTCAGGCATCCTTCGACAAGCTCAGGACAGGCTCGCGGCGGGGCGGCGCAAGTCGACGCCGTCGCGGACGAGCCGCTCGCGCAGCAGCGCGGGATCGAGCGCGCGCGGCGCGACGGCGCGCTGCACGGAGAGCGCCGCGGCCGTCCCGGCGGCTTGGCCCAACGTCATCACGGTCGGCGTCAGACGCGTCGAGGCGAGCGCTTCGTGCGTCGTCGAGATGCAGCGCCCCGCGACCAGCAAATCGTCGACGCGCTTCGGCACCAGACAGCGGTACGGAATCTCGTACGAGGCGCCGGCCGGCAGACGGTGCGTCGTCGTCCCGGCTCCGGACGGGTTGTGAATGTCGATCGGGTAGGCGCTGCGCGCGACCGCGTCGTCAAACGTACGCGCGTTCAGCACGTCGTCGGCGGTGAGGGTGTATTCCCCCTCGATGCGGCGCGACTCGCGCACGCCGATCTGCGTCGCGGTCGCGGCGAGCCGCGCGTTCGCGAAGCCCGGCACGTCGCGGCGGAAGAAATCCAGCAGCTGCATCACCTGCGCGCGCGCCTCGACCTCGGCGCGGGTCAGATCGTCGGGATCGAGCGGGTCGACGCCGACGACGCGCGTCATGTTGACCGTCACCTCGTCCGGGTACGGCGTGGCGAAGAACGAGACCAGCTCGCGCGGGACGTTGACGGTGCCCCGTTCGCGCGCCGCATCCCAGAGCTCGTACAGCCCGGCGACCGCGGTCAGCGCGCCGGGCGTGCGCTCGTGCGTCTTGAGCGAGCTGCGCATCTGCTCGGGATGCGCACGCACGTACGCGGAGAGCAGCCCGAGGTCGACGTGCGAGAGCCGGAACATCAGCGAAGCCGGCTGCACGCGGCCGCGCGCGTCGCCCTGCTGCGTCGGTACGCCGGCGCTCGCGGCGACGTACGCGTCGGCGGTCGCGTCGATCGTGCGCCGCGCGCGCACCTCACGAACTCCGCCGACGGTCGCGAAGCGCGCGCCCGCGACGCGCGTTCCTTCCATCAGCGCGTCGAGGAACCAGGCGTGCAGCAGCAGCGCGACGTTGTTTTCGCGCATCATCTCGAAGAGCAGCGCCTTGTGGATCTCCGGATCGAACGGCGTGATCGTCGGAACGTAGTCCGACGCGTCGTGCAGGTGCCCGGGCGAGCCGCCGCGCGCGACGAGCCGCTCGACGATCTCCTGCGCGATCCCGCCGACGATTCGCTCCTCGCCGGAATGAAACGTCATCCACGGCCCGACCATCGACGCCGTCGCCGTGCCGCCGAGAAAGCCGTAGCGCTCGACCAGCAGGACGCGCGTCCCGTTCCGCGCCGCCGCCAGCGCGGCGGCACAACCGGCGTTTCCTCCGCCGATCACGAGGACGTCGTACTCGCGCATCGGCGTGGCCTTCGCGGGCGCTACGGGTTTCCGCTTCCTCCCGAGGCGCCGAAGACCTGACCCGTCGAGTAGCTGGACTCCGCCGATGCGAGCGCGACGTAGACCGGCGCGAGCTCGGCCGGCTGGCCGGCGCGCCCGTACGGCGTCTGCGCGCCGAACTCCGGCAACTCGGACTCCGGCTGGCCGCCGCAGACCTGCAGCGGCGTCCAGATCGGCCCTGGCGCGACCGCGTTCACGCGAATCCCTTGTTTTGCGACCTGCTTCGCGAGGGCTTTGGTGAACGCGACGATCGCCGCTTTGGTTTGCGAGTAGTCGAGCAAGTTCGGGCTCGGCTCGTACGCCTGCACCGAGGCGGTGTTGATGATGCTCGAGCCCGCATCGAGGTGCGGCAGCGCAGCCTTGGTGATCCAGAACATCGCGTAGACGTTGGTCTTGAACGTCCAGTCGAAGTCCTCGGTCGTGAGGTCCGCGATCGCGTCGTGCGAGTGCTGCCGCGCCGCGTTGTTCACCAGGATGTCGAGCCCGCCGAGCTGCGCGACGGCGTCCGCGACCAGCTTGCGGCAGAAATCTTCGGCGCGGATGTCGCCCGGCAGCGGGACCGCCTTGCGCCCCGCCGCGCGGATCAGGTCGACGACCTCGTGCGCGTCCGGCTCTTCGGCCGGCAGGTAGCCGATCGCGACGTCGGCACCCTCGCGCGCGAACGCGATCGCCGCCGCGCGCCCCATCCCCGA
This DNA window, taken from Candidatus Eremiobacterota bacterium, encodes the following:
- a CDS encoding TonB-dependent receptor: MSTMRGRSFLATYVAVLFCALALALPSAAHAQSAPSEIEVRVTDAAGKPLADARVFISGALTGSALTPHDGRVRFTDVEPGLYRLRVVLSGYAGVDADDVEALAGERKVVEITLERAAAKKPAPPNASATPAPEQLKEIGRVRARPAVSISSVDVDEGNPIRRISENLSDALDKIGGISVTQDQQLGTLSISLRNMDPSQTLASAGGTPLLGGGAATLQSVAADLSTGVSVSSGNNGTGIGGAVNFRTLEPTKTWQTQASASYGTYEHTAAQLSLSGSYHKLGIALQHAVRGGDSILTGLRFEDTSGLDYVHDGAFDRTGDFFKLRYPVGHVTLTGGYLGGTNRSSPLCDQFVTLLPCGYGPGGTIRGTSGQQTFGMQGQIGNVIVNVNAFSNAYGYVDSELGRVVGGIPSPYRSDLAGHGAGVFTYETVAIHRHTLILNFGTFAGRGHTIASGRFQGTTENDSRYGYSVLADTVKFSDRWSATLGYGQNVSLAQSRRAADVNVALTPSKQETISFGLGNYGNGSEYRAGGLFADPAAAQYDCGASEVRVNGPSDVPAAGSQSAASFNYSRRGRRGSVRVNAYDVTDRNGTLQAQFPLLALPAGAVPATYVDQLAAFWHSGAICGAQAFDPSRIYVAEQIAGTTVRYRGFDASGQIVLGRAVIALPSYSVNGAVLASADPRLLYAGSPYAVGAQLPFRPLHKAGLLIDAQQRKAALEWVVNGTWVSANNGNALGSYVQVAAGVTWTARRGRLTLFANNLFNADTGLFSTNEFAQPLSLRGGGTYVPVPTLLAPRSYTLLYSVRAGRLR
- a CDS encoding putative N-acetylmannosamine-6-phosphate 2-epimerase, translating into MPVRRRPPAEVLDALRGALIVSVQAETDSPLNTPETIALLSRVAVANGAAAVRVEGLARIAAVRRAVAVPIVGIVKRAYAGFEPYITASEREVAEAVAAGAEIVAFDATGRPRPSGRDVAAMVASVHARGALAMADCAAADDIAHAVAAGAEIVATTLCGYTDQTRGTPLPALELVRACAASGAFAICEGGVAAPDDVRAAFAAGANAVVVGTAITNVDVLVRRFAAASPRLH
- a CDS encoding FAD-dependent oxidoreductase; the encoded protein is MREYDVLVIGGGNAGCAAALAAARNGTRVLLVERYGFLGGTATASMVGPWMTFHSGEERIVGGIAQEIVERLVARGGSPGHLHDASDYVPTITPFDPEIHKALLFEMMRENNVALLLHAWFLDALMEGTRVAGARFATVGGVREVRARRTIDATADAYVAASAGVPTQQGDARGRVQPASLMFRLSHVDLGLLSAYVRAHPEQMRSSLKTHERTPGALTAVAGLYELWDAARERGTVNVPRELVSFFATPYPDEVTVNMTRVVGVDPLDPDDLTRAEVEARAQVMQLLDFFRRDVPGFANARLAATATQIGVRESRRIEGEYTLTADDVLNARTFDDAVARSAYPIDIHNPSGAGTTTHRLPAGASYEIPYRCLVPKRVDDLLVAGRCISTTHEALASTRLTPTVMTLGQAAGTAAALSVQRAVAPRALDPALLRERLVRDGVDLRRPAASLS
- a CDS encoding SDR family oxidoreductase produces the protein MNWNEVGNSSRRSFVGGVGTGIAAAAVGTGAQAAAAQTAPRSGTDQTTKRDPTSEYPRPPFPRQQQPWPGLAGKMTPRPDHGEQSYRGSGRLNGRKALITGGDSGMGRAAAIAFAREGADVAIGYLPAEEPDAHEVVDLIRAAGRKAVPLPGDIRAEDFCRKLVADAVAQLGGLDILVNNAARQHSHDAIADLTTEDFDWTFKTNVYAMFWITKAALPHLDAGSSIINTASVQAYEPSPNLLDYSQTKAAIVAFTKALAKQVAKQGIRVNAVAPGPIWTPLQVCGGQPESELPEFGAQTPYGRAGQPAELAPVYVALASAESSYSTGQVFGASGGSGNP